A window from Candidatus Margulisiibacteriota bacterium encodes these proteins:
- a CDS encoding AMP-binding protein, producing the protein MHTIYQLILDTCNKYTDKFLFDDKITFKQTLEYVRSRAAYLQKSGIKKGDIVGLLGVNSPQWCITHMAICSTGAIVLPLDNNLSAAVHLEMLKKVNARHLFLSDEYKNRKDNSLTIHNISLNEAFCDSKYFKVPELAENDIASLLFTSGTTDHPKIVQLTHANIVKTGISAINFMEVTQADTMLAILPLYHVYALEANIYAPFAGGCGIVFQPSMKGPDLIKSLQEHQITIFAGVPQLWELLFEGIKNKVKSSSFLKFKIFMLMAEHGEFFKKIGLGFLPGIIFKPVQKTMGGNIRFLLSGAASLKPQYYKYYSNMGFKIVEGYGLTETTGPICATRLTESRPGIVGKTIPGNEIEIRNKNSIGIGEIWMRGEAVMPGYYKNEKANKEVFDKAGWFNSGDIGFIDDKGDLHITGRMKNVIVLDSGKNVYPEELEAFYQESEKIREIAIFGRNIDDKETVYAVIVPVNPMRDTYQEIKEEIMNMNKNLPSYKTISHFALSIEPLPRTSTKKIIIRDVVGRLDQGLFQTHADNLTQLTLEFESQSPLEDLICDKLKNKLKAEKIYSYESLEDYNIDSLGRIALMSELENELNIQINVADFLRLQNIQELIRYLAGCNKKSGESVLLDLLDGKIRTKIVKLYNPVVSWLIALIYKSSPLLWKLNIVEGKNLKVDNCILVCNHQSNLDTIWVLGMMPYKIRKNVYIIGKKEVAFLRFIFPGLRTIYVERKGNVYPALKAGADLLRQGKSLLIFPEGTRTKDGTMGNFKTGAAFLAKKLNKNIIPITIKDSYKIFPRGSFLPRLFTKNKVEIFVHKTIDSNSYQNIEELNEKIKNVIRSKL; encoded by the coding sequence GTGCACACTATTTATCAATTAATACTTGATACGTGCAACAAATACACCGACAAATTCCTGTTTGACGACAAAATTACTTTTAAGCAAACCCTTGAGTATGTGAGGTCCCGCGCCGCTTATCTGCAAAAATCCGGTATTAAAAAAGGAGATATCGTGGGTTTACTGGGTGTAAACAGCCCACAATGGTGTATTACACATATGGCTATTTGCAGTACTGGCGCAATTGTTTTGCCGCTGGATAACAACCTCTCGGCTGCAGTTCATCTGGAAATGCTGAAAAAAGTAAATGCCAGGCATTTATTCCTGTCTGATGAGTACAAAAATAGAAAAGACAATTCCTTAACTATTCATAATATTTCCCTAAATGAAGCTTTCTGCGACTCTAAATATTTTAAGGTACCCGAATTAGCTGAAAACGATATTGCTTCTCTATTATTTACTTCCGGTACAACAGACCATCCGAAAATAGTACAGCTTACTCATGCGAATATTGTAAAAACCGGTATAAGCGCTATTAATTTTATGGAGGTTACACAGGCAGACACAATGCTGGCTATTCTTCCTCTCTATCACGTTTATGCTTTGGAGGCCAACATTTATGCTCCTTTCGCCGGTGGTTGCGGAATTGTTTTCCAGCCATCTATGAAAGGCCCTGATTTAATAAAATCACTACAGGAACATCAAATAACCATTTTTGCCGGTGTTCCCCAGCTCTGGGAACTTTTATTTGAAGGCATAAAAAATAAAGTGAAAAGTTCTTCTTTTTTGAAATTTAAAATTTTTATGCTTATGGCGGAACATGGAGAATTTTTCAAAAAAATCGGATTGGGCTTTTTGCCGGGAATAATTTTTAAGCCTGTGCAGAAAACTATGGGTGGAAATATCAGATTTCTACTAAGCGGAGCCGCTTCTTTAAAACCTCAGTATTACAAGTATTATTCCAATATGGGTTTTAAAATTGTGGAGGGTTATGGACTTACCGAAACTACAGGGCCGATTTGTGCTACAAGGCTTACGGAATCCAGACCTGGAATTGTCGGAAAGACCATTCCGGGGAATGAAATCGAGATACGTAATAAGAATAGTATTGGTATCGGTGAAATCTGGATGCGTGGTGAAGCGGTAATGCCCGGATATTATAAAAATGAAAAAGCCAATAAAGAGGTATTCGATAAAGCAGGATGGTTCAATAGTGGAGATATAGGTTTTATAGATGATAAGGGAGACCTGCACATTACTGGAAGAATGAAAAATGTAATAGTTCTGGACTCAGGAAAAAATGTTTATCCGGAAGAACTGGAAGCATTTTATCAGGAATCTGAAAAAATTAGAGAAATCGCTATATTCGGTAGAAATATAGATGATAAGGAAACCGTTTATGCAGTAATTGTTCCTGTTAACCCGATGCGTGATACTTATCAGGAAATTAAAGAAGAAATCATGAACATGAACAAGAATCTGCCCAGTTATAAAACCATAAGTCATTTTGCTCTTTCTATTGAACCTTTACCCAGAACCTCCACAAAAAAAATTATCATCAGAGATGTTGTCGGCAGGTTGGACCAGGGACTTTTCCAAACTCACGCAGATAATCTTACACAGTTGACACTGGAATTCGAATCACAATCGCCGCTGGAAGATTTAATCTGCGATAAACTGAAAAACAAGCTGAAGGCTGAAAAAATTTATAGCTATGAATCACTGGAAGACTACAACATTGATTCACTGGGCAGGATAGCCTTAATGAGTGAATTAGAAAACGAATTGAATATTCAAATCAACGTAGCTGATTTCCTAAGGTTGCAAAATATTCAAGAACTTATTCGTTATCTGGCCGGATGCAATAAAAAATCAGGAGAATCGGTTCTACTGGATTTACTTGACGGAAAAATCAGAACCAAAATTGTTAAACTTTATAATCCTGTTGTTTCCTGGCTTATAGCGTTGATTTATAAATCGTCACCCTTATTATGGAAGCTCAATATAGTCGAGGGCAAGAACCTGAAAGTAGATAATTGTATTCTTGTTTGTAACCATCAATCCAACCTGGATACTATATGGGTATTGGGAATGATGCCTTATAAAATCAGAAAGAATGTTTATATTATCGGTAAAAAAGAAGTAGCCTTTTTGCGTTTTATTTTCCCGGGTTTGCGGACTATCTATGTGGAAAGAAAAGGCAATGTCTATCCTGCGCTGAAAGCTGGTGCCGATCTCTTACGACAAGGAAAATCGTTGCTAATTTTTCCTGAAGGAACCAGAACAAAAGACGGAACCATGGGAAATTTTAAGACCGGCGCAGCCTTCCTGGCTAAAAAGTTAAATAAAAATATAATTCCAATTACTATCAAGGACTCTTATAAAATATTTCCGAGAGGATCTTTCCTGCCTCGTTTATTTACAAAAAACAAAGTCGAAATTTTTGTACATAAAACAATAGATAGTAACAGCTACCAGAACATAGAAGAACTCAATGAAAAAATAAAAAACGTTATACGGAGCAAACTTTAA
- a CDS encoding MotA/TolQ/ExbB proton channel family protein, whose product MIDITTFGGIIIGLVVMYVGITGDSPLSMFFNQSAFILVFGGTFVATLINVPLRMFPNLIKAFFKLFFEPKVESMHSAIKRMVKYSEIAMVNGVESLSDTDEFKKESPFIRTGFIMLRDGRSEAFIKEVLESHIKETSSRHRMIADVFITMGSFAPTFGLLGTVIGIIQVLRNVTNPAMVGTSMSVALLTTFYGIVLANFVFVPLSGKLRLRSSIEVKYKQLIIESILAIQQGMLPIMVEQRLKTFLEESKA is encoded by the coding sequence ATGATAGATATTACGACATTCGGGGGAATCATAATCGGATTAGTGGTTATGTACGTCGGTATAACCGGTGATTCACCCTTAAGTATGTTTTTTAACCAAAGTGCTTTTATATTGGTTTTCGGCGGTACATTTGTGGCAACACTTATAAATGTGCCTTTAAGAATGTTCCCTAATCTTATCAAAGCTTTTTTTAAATTATTTTTCGAACCGAAAGTAGAATCTATGCATTCGGCTATAAAGAGAATGGTTAAATATAGTGAAATAGCGATGGTAAATGGAGTTGAATCTTTGTCAGATACCGATGAATTCAAAAAGGAGTCACCTTTTATCAGGACCGGATTCATTATGCTCAGAGATGGTAGAAGCGAAGCGTTTATAAAAGAAGTACTGGAAAGCCATATTAAGGAAACATCTTCCAGGCACAGGATGATTGCCGACGTTTTTATTACAATGGGGTCTTTTGCTCCCACTTTCGGTTTACTGGGTACGGTTATAGGTATTATCCAGGTATTACGCAATGTAACCAATCCTGCCATGGTAGGTACATCCATGTCTGTCGCTCTTTTAACTACGTTCTACGGTATAGTTTTGGCCAACTTTGTTTTTGTGCCGTTATCGGGTAAACTCCGGCTGCGCAGTAGTATTGAAGTAAAATACAAACAATTGATTATTGAAAGTATTCTGGCAATTCAACAGGGCATGTTGCCGATAATGGTTGAACAACGCTTAAAGACCTTTCTGGAAGAAAGTAAAGCTTAA